A region from the Thermus neutrinimicus genome encodes:
- a CDS encoding AMP-binding protein: MEGTLLAYLYHHAKERPHAPALRAKRLGVWQKTSWKELLERTLSLAGGLWALGLREGEVLAILGHNAPEWVEAELAAQTLGALPMGIYADAMPEEVGYFLEFTGARGIVVSDEEQLDKVYPHLHLLDFVLVWEEAGMSRHFQGKVLRFSQALGDPRVGEEAMNKRRPEETALLAPTSGTTGRSKLAMLSHQNLLAGHFALGQALGFQKGAWVFSYLPLPWIGEQMLTVVQGLVEGSTVHFPEDPTTLREDLKEVQPDFFLAPPRLWEDMASLIQSRMADADPMKAFFYRVGMGALLEGARREFRGEKVGLWLNLKRSLFYPLIARPLRARLGLAACRIAVTGGAPLGPEVFTFFRALGLDIRQVYGQSETAATTAAHTTGDAPPETVGPPLPRTEVRISEEGEILVKGPQVFQGYFRQEKATAETFTEDGFFRTGDAGFFDERGHLVILGRVKEVGALTDGTRFAPQFLENRLKYSPYVREAVVLGHGRPFVTALIELDPENVQNWARKRGIPFTTYLSLTERPEVKALIAEEIRMVNKTLPERLKIQRFAILPKELHPDDEEITRTRKVRRQVVEARYGPVIQALYGEGGRVEVVLPIRYLEGEGRLEATLEVQEV, translated from the coding sequence ATGGAAGGAACGCTGCTTGCCTACCTGTACCACCACGCCAAGGAAAGACCCCATGCTCCGGCTTTGCGGGCGAAGCGGCTTGGGGTCTGGCAGAAAACCTCCTGGAAGGAGCTTTTGGAGCGTACCCTTAGCCTCGCCGGGGGGCTTTGGGCCTTGGGCCTTCGGGAAGGGGAGGTCCTGGCCATCCTGGGGCACAACGCCCCCGAGTGGGTGGAAGCCGAGCTGGCTGCCCAGACCCTGGGGGCCCTTCCCATGGGCATTTACGCGGACGCCATGCCCGAGGAGGTGGGGTACTTCCTGGAGTTCACCGGGGCCAGGGGCATCGTGGTCTCCGACGAGGAGCAACTGGACAAGGTCTACCCCCACCTGCACCTTTTGGACTTCGTCCTGGTCTGGGAGGAAGCGGGGATGTCCCGCCACTTCCAGGGCAAGGTGCTCCGGTTTAGCCAGGCCCTTGGGGATCCCAGGGTGGGGGAAGAGGCTATGAACAAGCGCCGTCCTGAGGAAACCGCCCTCCTCGCCCCCACCTCGGGCACCACGGGAAGGAGCAAGCTGGCCATGCTCTCCCACCAGAACCTCCTCGCTGGCCACTTCGCCCTGGGCCAGGCCCTGGGGTTCCAGAAGGGAGCCTGGGTCTTCAGCTACCTACCCCTTCCCTGGATCGGGGAGCAGATGCTCACCGTGGTGCAGGGCCTGGTGGAGGGCTCCACCGTGCACTTCCCCGAGGACCCCACCACCCTCCGGGAGGACCTTAAGGAGGTCCAGCCCGACTTCTTCCTGGCCCCGCCCAGGCTTTGGGAGGATATGGCCAGCCTCATCCAAAGCCGCATGGCAGACGCCGACCCCATGAAGGCCTTCTTCTACCGGGTGGGGATGGGGGCTCTCCTGGAGGGGGCGAGGCGGGAGTTCCGCGGGGAAAAGGTGGGCCTGTGGCTCAACCTCAAGCGGAGCCTCTTCTATCCCCTCATCGCCAGGCCCCTCAGGGCCAGGCTGGGCCTTGCCGCCTGCCGCATCGCCGTCACCGGAGGAGCCCCCTTGGGCCCAGAGGTGTTCACCTTTTTCCGCGCCTTAGGCCTGGACATCCGCCAGGTCTACGGCCAGTCGGAAACCGCCGCCACCACCGCCGCCCACACCACCGGGGATGCCCCGCCAGAGACCGTGGGCCCCCCACTTCCCCGCACGGAGGTGCGCATCAGCGAGGAGGGGGAGATCCTGGTGAAAGGGCCCCAGGTCTTCCAGGGTTATTTCCGCCAGGAAAAGGCCACCGCGGAGACCTTCACCGAAGACGGCTTCTTCCGCACAGGGGATGCGGGCTTCTTTGACGAGCGGGGGCATCTGGTGATCCTGGGCCGGGTGAAGGAGGTGGGTGCCCTTACGGACGGAACCCGCTTTGCTCCGCAATTTCTGGAAAACCGTCTTAAATACTCCCCCTATGTCCGCGAGGCCGTGGTGCTGGGGCACGGGAGACCCTTTGTCACCGCCCTCATCGAGCTGGATCCGGAAAACGTGCAGAACTGGGCCAGGAAGCGGGGGATCCCCTTTACCACTTACCTGTCCCTCACGGAAAGACCGGAGGTCAAGGCCCTGATCGCCGAGGAAATCCGCATGGTGAACAAAACCCTTCCCGAACGGCTCAAGATCCAGCGCTTCGCCATCCTCCCCAAGGAACTCCACCCCGACGACGAGGAGATCACCCGCACCCGCAAGGTGCGCCGCCAGGTGGTGGAAGCCCGCTACGGCCCGGTGATCCAGGCCCTCTACGGGGAGGGGGGACGGGTGGAGGTGGTGCTTCCCATCCGCTACCTGGAGGGGGAGGGGAGGCTCGAGGCCACCTTGGAGGTGCAGGAGGTCTAG
- a CDS encoding branched-chain amino acid ABC transporter permease — protein sequence MFHLAKGLTDAFSRRFARAVRETYRQDEAYASTPLGRLALGVFLVLLLLLPLLLPPYPMYVTTLVAIGALSALGLHLLVGGAGQISLGHAAFMGVGAYAASHLHGPLAPLGILLGGGIAALLGLVLGLPSLRIKGVYLAIATLAFQFLADYVFKNWEGVTGGIRGRTLPPAELFGLTLDTPGRLWYLVLLFALPLFFYGKRLLMTRAGRAFMAVRDNDLSARVAGVDLVRVKLLAFALSAFYAGVAGGLLAQLYKAVTPEYFPLTVSIQYLAMVIVGGAGTVLGAVLGAFFVLLIPEVLNSLVGSLGPQYAATLAAWRNVVFGLLILAFLILEPLGLVGLWGRIRNYFRTWPLPY from the coding sequence ATGTTCCACCTCGCCAAAGGGCTCACCGACGCCTTTAGCCGCCGCTTTGCCCGTGCGGTGCGGGAAACCTACCGGCAGGACGAGGCCTACGCCAGCACGCCCCTTGGGCGTTTGGCCCTCGGGGTTTTCCTGGTCCTCCTCCTTCTTCTTCCCCTCCTCCTCCCCCCCTATCCCATGTACGTGACCACCCTAGTGGCCATCGGGGCCTTAAGCGCCCTGGGCCTCCACCTCCTGGTGGGGGGTGCGGGGCAGATCTCCTTGGGCCACGCCGCCTTTATGGGGGTGGGAGCCTACGCCGCAAGCCACCTCCACGGCCCCTTGGCTCCCTTGGGCATCCTCCTTGGGGGAGGCATCGCCGCCCTCTTGGGCCTCGTGCTGGGCCTCCCCTCCTTGCGCATCAAGGGGGTGTACCTGGCCATCGCCACCCTGGCCTTCCAGTTCCTGGCGGATTATGTCTTCAAAAACTGGGAAGGGGTGACGGGGGGCATCCGGGGGCGGACCCTCCCCCCTGCGGAGCTTTTCGGCTTAACCCTGGACACCCCTGGGAGGCTTTGGTACCTGGTGCTCCTCTTCGCCCTACCCCTCTTCTTCTACGGCAAGCGCCTCCTCATGACCCGGGCGGGCCGGGCCTTCATGGCCGTGCGGGACAACGACCTCTCCGCCCGGGTGGCGGGGGTAGACCTGGTGCGGGTAAAGCTTCTGGCCTTCGCCCTCTCCGCCTTCTACGCCGGGGTGGCCGGGGGACTTCTGGCCCAGCTTTACAAGGCGGTGACCCCCGAGTACTTCCCCCTCACGGTGAGCATCCAGTACCTGGCCATGGTCATCGTGGGCGGGGCGGGCACGGTGCTGGGGGCGGTATTGGGGGCCTTCTTCGTCCTCCTCATCCCCGAGGTCTTAAACAGCCTGGTGGGGTCCCTGGGCCCCCAGTACGCCGCCACCCTGGCGGCCTGGCGCAACGTGGTCTTTGGCCTTCTCATCCTGGCCTTTTTGATCCTGGAACCCCTGGGATTGGTGGGTCTTTGGGGAAGAATCCGCAACTACTTCCGCACCTGGCCCCTCCCCTACTGA
- a CDS encoding glycerol-3-phosphate acyltransferase: MFLALFLGYFLGSLPIAYWFGALRGRDLLREGSGNPGALNAYRVLGPVPGFLVLLLDLFKGILAVALGEGVAGSPLGGLAGGVGAVWGHAFSPWLLLKGGKGLAAGAGVLLAVDPRLLLLSLLLFAMLFALFRRPYRVALAVALAQPFLASVLHPVPPYLLFGLGLGLPVALRHLKDWQR; this comes from the coding sequence ATGTTCCTAGCGCTTTTCCTTGGGTACTTCCTGGGTAGCTTGCCCATCGCCTACTGGTTTGGAGCCCTGCGGGGAAGGGATCTCCTGCGGGAGGGGTCGGGCAACCCAGGAGCCCTGAACGCTTACCGGGTGCTGGGTCCCGTGCCGGGTTTCCTGGTTCTCCTTCTGGACCTCTTCAAGGGGATCCTGGCCGTGGCCCTGGGAGAGGGGGTGGCGGGAAGCCCTCTGGGCGGCCTTGCCGGGGGCGTGGGGGCGGTGTGGGGGCATGCCTTCTCCCCCTGGCTCCTCCTCAAGGGGGGAAAGGGCCTGGCCGCGGGGGCCGGGGTGCTCCTTGCCGTGGACCCCCGGCTTCTCCTCCTTTCCCTCCTGCTTTTCGCCATGCTTTTTGCCCTTTTCCGAAGGCCCTACCGGGTGGCCCTGGCCGTGGCCCTGGCCCAGCCCTTCCTGGCCAGCGTTCTGCACCCGGTTCCCCCTTACCTCCTTTTCGGGTTAGGGCTCGGTCTTCCCGTGGCTTTACGCCACCTCAAGGACTGGCAACGGTAG
- a CDS encoding SufE family protein produces the protein MALPKRLQEALDLIRAMPKELKAQVLLEYARKVPTPPPGVELERVHECQTPFFLRAEVEEGRVRLYFLVPHEAPTVKAFAGLLKEGLEGEPPEAVLSVPPTFYQGAGLEELLTPLRLRGLEAALLRLQAQVQRALS, from the coding sequence ATGGCCTTGCCCAAGAGGCTTCAGGAAGCCCTGGACCTGATTCGGGCCATGCCCAAGGAGCTTAAGGCCCAGGTGCTTCTGGAGTATGCCAGAAAGGTGCCCACCCCGCCCCCTGGGGTGGAGCTGGAACGGGTGCATGAATGCCAGACCCCCTTCTTCCTGAGGGCGGAGGTGGAGGAAGGCAGGGTTAGGCTTTACTTCCTCGTCCCCCATGAAGCCCCCACGGTAAAGGCCTTTGCCGGGCTTCTCAAGGAGGGCCTCGAGGGCGAGCCCCCAGAGGCGGTGCTTTCCGTGCCCCCCACCTTCTACCAGGGGGCGGGGCTAGAGGAACTCCTCACCCCCTTGCGCCTAAGGGGCCTCGAGGCGGCCCTCCTGCGGCTCCAAGCCCAGGTGCAAAGGGCCCTTTCCTAG
- a CDS encoding SDR family oxidoreductase gives MRVALVSGASRGIGEAIARLLHAKGYRVGLFARDGGRLGALASELGEGAMALPGDVRSFGDWQRAVAGLVEAYGRLDLLVNNAGIGVMRPVAELSEEEFRQVLEVNLVGPFLGLKAALPALLASRGVVVNIASLAGKNAFKGGAAYNASKFGFLGLMGAAMLELREAGVRVVNILPGSVDTGFAGNTPGASWKLSPEDVAQAVLFAAEMPERALVSEMELRPTHTAPRVD, from the coding sequence ATGAGGGTGGCCTTGGTATCGGGGGCGAGCCGGGGCATCGGGGAGGCCATCGCCCGGCTTCTCCACGCCAAAGGGTACCGGGTGGGCCTTTTTGCCCGGGATGGAGGTAGGCTTGGGGCCTTGGCCTCGGAGCTAGGGGAGGGGGCCATGGCCTTGCCTGGGGACGTGCGCTCCTTTGGGGACTGGCAGAGGGCGGTGGCAGGCCTCGTGGAGGCTTACGGCCGGCTGGACCTCCTGGTCAACAACGCCGGGATCGGCGTGATGAGGCCCGTGGCCGAGCTCAGCGAGGAGGAGTTCCGCCAGGTTTTGGAGGTGAACCTGGTGGGGCCCTTTTTGGGCCTCAAGGCGGCTTTGCCTGCCCTCTTGGCCTCGAGGGGGGTGGTGGTGAACATCGCCAGCCTGGCGGGTAAGAACGCCTTTAAGGGCGGGGCCGCCTACAACGCCAGCAAGTTTGGGTTCTTGGGCCTCATGGGGGCGGCCATGCTGGAACTTCGGGAAGCTGGGGTGCGGGTGGTGAATATCCTGCCCGGCTCGGTGGATACGGGTTTTGCCGGCAATACCCCGGGAGCATCCTGGAAGCTTTCCCCAGAGGATGTGGCCCAGGCGGTGCTCTTTGCGGCGGAGATGCCGGAGAGGGCCTTGGTGAGCGAGATGGAGCTCCGCCCCACCCATACCGCTCCCCGGGTGGATTAA
- the coaE gene encoding dephospho-CoA kinase (Dephospho-CoA kinase (CoaE) performs the final step in coenzyme A biosynthesis.), which translates to MGDRAKHPIIIGITGNIGSGKSTVAALLRSWGYPVLDLDELAARARENKKAELKRLFPEAFAGEELDRRVLAQLVFSHPERLRALEDLLHPEVRRLLAEELGRIQAPLVFLEIPLLFEKGWEARLDGTLLVAAPVEERVRRVVARSGLSPEEVLARERAQMPEEEKRRRATWVLENRGGVEELEEGLRGVLSRIKERFGLS; encoded by the coding sequence ATGGGCGATAGGGCGAAGCACCCCATCATTATCGGCATTACCGGGAACATCGGAAGCGGCAAGAGCACGGTGGCCGCCCTCCTCAGGTCCTGGGGCTACCCGGTCCTGGACCTGGACGAGCTGGCCGCAAGGGCCAGGGAGAACAAGAAGGCGGAGCTTAAGCGGCTTTTCCCCGAGGCCTTTGCCGGCGAGGAACTGGACCGCAGGGTGCTGGCCCAGCTGGTCTTTTCCCACCCGGAAAGGCTAAGGGCCCTCGAGGACCTCCTCCACCCCGAGGTGCGGAGGCTGTTGGCCGAGGAGTTGGGCAGGATCCAGGCCCCCCTGGTTTTCCTGGAAATCCCCCTTCTTTTTGAGAAGGGTTGGGAAGCCCGTCTGGATGGGACCCTTTTGGTGGCGGCCCCTGTGGAGGAGCGGGTGAGGCGGGTGGTGGCGCGCTCCGGGCTTTCGCCGGAGGAGGTCCTGGCCCGGGAAAGGGCCCAGATGCCCGAGGAGGAGAAGAGGAGGCGGGCCACCTGGGTTTTGGAGAACCGGGGAGGGGTTGAGGAGCTGGAAGAGGGGTTAAGGGGGGTTTTGTCCCGGATCAAGGAGCGCTTTGGGCTAAGCTAG
- a CDS encoding HD domain-containing protein: MLRPIAHRDFPFYTPKGAIPVGGVLRDLLLGRRPQDLDFVAEDPRKAAEDAQNHLGGTLFPLDEERGQYRLVAGGLVLDFSPLEGSLEEDLLKRDFRLNALIWRQNRILGIPGAGGDLSKRVLVPVREANFYQDHLRSLRAVRLAASLGLGLPGETRKALSRHARFLQDHLEALPARERVKEELIRLLLSPRATWGLHLLERTGLLDLYLPELRPLVGLKQGGVHHLDGWQHTLSVVLHLVWLWPEAPLEARLAALYHDVGKPLTRRFDPQVGRFRFLGHAEVGAEMAKAALLWLRFPKEAVEKVEALVRRHMDRLPDEAKALRRFLFRRKDLLPHLVYLMAADRLGTRGVEEEAWGVLEAYQKALSQPLPTRPLLSGEEVMALLSLRPGPLVGKALEALLLAQVEGRVTTPEEAKAFLLYWKGHGADTPAGTPDHPY, from the coding sequence GTGCTTCGCCCTATCGCCCATAGGGACTTCCCCTTTTATACCCCCAAGGGGGCCATCCCCGTGGGGGGTGTCCTAAGGGACCTCCTTCTGGGAAGGAGGCCCCAGGACCTGGACTTCGTGGCAGAGGACCCGAGGAAGGCGGCAGAGGATGCCCAAAACCACCTGGGGGGCACCCTTTTCCCCTTGGACGAGGAACGGGGCCAGTACCGCCTGGTGGCGGGTGGCCTTGTCCTGGACTTCTCCCCCTTAGAGGGCAGCCTGGAGGAGGACCTCCTCAAGCGGGACTTCCGCCTAAATGCGCTTATCTGGAGGCAAAACCGCATCCTTGGTATCCCAGGGGCGGGAGGGGATCTCTCCAAGAGGGTGCTGGTTCCCGTACGGGAGGCCAATTTCTACCAGGACCACCTGCGAAGCCTCCGCGCGGTGCGCCTGGCCGCCAGCCTGGGCCTTGGCCTGCCCGGGGAAACCCGAAAAGCCCTTTCCCGCCATGCCCGCTTCCTCCAGGACCACCTCGAGGCCCTTCCCGCCCGGGAGCGGGTGAAGGAGGAACTGATCCGACTCCTCCTTTCCCCAAGGGCAACCTGGGGCCTTCATCTTTTGGAGCGCACGGGCCTTTTGGACCTCTACCTCCCCGAGCTCCGCCCCCTGGTGGGCCTTAAGCAGGGGGGCGTCCATCATCTGGATGGCTGGCAGCACACCCTCTCCGTGGTCCTCCACCTGGTCTGGCTTTGGCCCGAGGCCCCCTTGGAGGCCCGGCTGGCCGCCCTGTACCACGACGTGGGCAAGCCCTTAACCCGCCGCTTTGACCCCCAGGTGGGCCGCTTCCGCTTCCTGGGGCATGCGGAGGTGGGGGCGGAGATGGCCAAGGCTGCCCTCCTTTGGCTCCGTTTTCCCAAGGAGGCCGTGGAAAAGGTGGAGGCTTTGGTGCGTCGCCACATGGACCGGTTACCAGACGAGGCCAAAGCCCTCCGGCGCTTTCTCTTCCGCCGAAAGGACCTTCTGCCCCACCTGGTTTACCTCATGGCCGCAGACCGCCTGGGCACAAGGGGGGTGGAGGAGGAGGCCTGGGGGGTCTTGGAAGCCTACCAAAAGGCCTTATCCCAGCCCCTGCCCACCCGTCCCCTCCTTTCCGGGGAGGAGGTGATGGCCCTCCTTTCCCTAAGGCCCGGCCCCCTGGTGGGGAAGGCCCTGGAAGCCCTCCTCTTGGCCCAGGTGGAGGGAAGGGTTACGACCCCAGAAGAGGCCAAGGCCTTTCTCCTATATTGGAAGGGCCATGGAGCGGATACGCCTGCGGGAACCCCAGATCACCCCTATTGA
- the amrB gene encoding AmmeMemoRadiSam system protein B codes for MERIRLREPQITPIEGGFLVSDPYGVFPKPLALTEGGLFLLSLLEGRTLEEVQEEVFKTHGVLVPKKELEELVKALEEAGLLLTEEVERRLKEEEDKLKKERPMRLAGLSYPQGEREARAFLQAFRASFPGPRPQGDPSILLLPHLEPSRVPEAYGAALAALEGIPEPERVYLVGVAHRPLREKAAALPVPFQTPFGPAEPDLAALQALDALLPYELFNTPLAFREEHSLELPLFFLKGAFPQAKLLPLLVGRGSLELGEALRVVLKDHPGLLVLAVDLSHVGPRFGDQPLSRSLAEEARRRDLGFLERLAQGEPEAALAFLGGNPTRVDAVEVVKSLAPLLTAQRGQVLAYRLDLEAPTLSAVGAGTLVFPAPPA; via the coding sequence ATGGAGCGGATACGCCTGCGGGAACCCCAGATCACCCCTATTGAGGGGGGGTTCCTGGTTTCCGACCCCTACGGGGTCTTCCCCAAACCCCTGGCCCTTACGGAAGGAGGGCTTTTCCTCCTCTCCCTCCTGGAGGGACGCACCCTGGAGGAAGTGCAGGAGGAGGTATTCAAAACCCACGGGGTGCTGGTACCTAAGAAGGAGCTGGAGGAGCTGGTCAAGGCCCTGGAGGAGGCCGGACTGCTCCTTACCGAGGAGGTGGAGAGGCGGCTTAAGGAGGAAGAGGACAAGCTGAAAAAGGAGCGCCCCATGCGCCTGGCAGGGCTTTCCTACCCCCAAGGGGAACGGGAGGCCCGGGCCTTCCTCCAGGCCTTCCGGGCCAGCTTCCCGGGGCCAAGGCCCCAAGGGGACCCCTCCATCCTCCTGCTTCCCCATCTGGAGCCGAGCCGGGTGCCCGAGGCCTACGGAGCCGCCCTGGCAGCCTTGGAGGGCATACCGGAACCCGAGCGGGTCTACCTGGTGGGGGTGGCCCACCGGCCCCTGAGGGAGAAGGCCGCCGCCCTCCCCGTTCCCTTCCAAACTCCCTTTGGCCCCGCGGAGCCCGACCTTGCCGCCCTGCAGGCCCTGGACGCCCTCCTGCCCTACGAGCTCTTCAACACCCCCCTGGCCTTCCGGGAGGAGCACAGCCTGGAGCTACCCCTTTTCTTCCTCAAGGGAGCCTTTCCCCAGGCTAAGCTCCTCCCCCTCCTGGTGGGCCGCGGGAGCCTCGAGCTGGGGGAGGCCCTGAGGGTGGTCCTTAAGGACCATCCCGGCCTTCTGGTCCTGGCGGTGGACCTCTCCCACGTGGGGCCCCGCTTCGGCGACCAACCCCTTTCCCGCTCCCTGGCGGAGGAGGCCCGGAGGCGGGACCTGGGCTTTTTGGAAAGGCTCGCCCAGGGAGAGCCGGAGGCCGCCCTGGCCTTCCTGGGGGGAAATCCCACCCGCGTGGACGCCGTGGAGGTGGTGAAAAGCCTAGCCCCCCTCCTCACCGCCCAGCGGGGCCAGGTCCTGGCCTACCGCCTGGACCTCGAGGCCCCCACCCTCTCCGCCGTGGGGGCCGGCACCCTGGTCTTCCCCGCCCCTCCCGCCTAG